The following DNA comes from Streptomyces pristinaespiralis.
GCGGCAACTGGTGGAGGAATACGAGCCCATCGAGGTCGTGGTGGGCCTGCCCCGCTCGCTGAGCGGACGGGAAGGGCCGGCGGCCAAGAAGATCCGGAGCTTCGCACAGACGCTCGCACAGGGCGTCAAGCCGGTGCCCGTCCGGTTGGTCGACGAGAGGATGACCACAGTGACGGCCACTCAGGGACTGCGCGCTTCGGGCGTGAAGTCCAAAAAGGGCAGGTCCGTCATCGACCAGGCTGCCGCTGTGGTGATCCTTCAGAACGCTCTGGAGTCCGAACGAGCGTCAGGCAATGCCCCGGGCGAGGGCGTCGAACCGATTGTCTGATCGCGATACGGTAACGTTCCGCGCGATGCGGCGGTGTTCGAACAGCCGCCGCACAGAAAAGAGGCGGAACGTTCCGCGCCGTCTCGCGGCCCTAGGGGATCGATGACTGAGTATGGCCGGGGCCCCGGCTCCGAACCGTGGCACCCTGAGGACCCCTTGTACGGGGACCAGGGGTGGGGAGGACAGCAGCCCGCGGCCGGTCATGCTCCGTACGCAGGCGAGCAGCAGCAGCAGTACCCGCAGGCGCAGCAGGGCCAGTACCAGCAGGACCAGCAGGACCAGCAGTACCAGTACGGGCAGGGTCAGTACGACACGGGCCAGGGTCAGTACGACACCGGGCAGGGCCAGTA
Coding sequences within:
- the ruvX gene encoding Holliday junction resolvase RuvX, with product MRRGRRLAIDVGDARIGVASCDPDGLLATPVETVPGRDVPAAHRRLRQLVEEYEPIEVVVGLPRSLSGREGPAAKKIRSFAQTLAQGVKPVPVRLVDERMTTVTATQGLRASGVKSKKGRSVIDQAAAVVILQNALESERASGNAPGEGVEPIV